Proteins encoded by one window of Luteimonas yindakuii:
- the ftsB gene encoding cell division protein FtsB, with protein sequence MRVLRILLVLLVVLLGWLQYRLWFGTGGNRDVAELQARVDQQARQNSGLAERNAALAAEVADLKSPTGEAAVEERARSELGMVRPGEVFYRVVDAPAPAIPPAAPRDPADPEDPEPGEAPLQDAP encoded by the coding sequence ATGCGCGTCCTGCGCATCCTGCTGGTACTGCTGGTCGTCCTGCTGGGATGGCTGCAGTACCGGCTGTGGTTCGGCACCGGCGGCAACCGTGACGTGGCCGAGCTGCAGGCGCGCGTGGACCAGCAGGCGCGGCAGAACTCGGGGCTGGCGGAGCGCAACGCCGCACTCGCCGCCGAAGTCGCCGACCTGAAATCCCCAACCGGCGAAGCCGCGGTCGAGGAGCGTGCGCGCAGCGAGCTGGGAATGGTCCGCCCCGGCGAAGTGTTCTACCGGGTGGTGGACGCGCCCGCGCCAGCGATCCCGCCCGCGGCGCCGCGCGATCCCGCCGATCCGGAAGATCCCGAGCCCGGCGAAGCGCCGTTGCAGGACGCGCCATGA
- the ispD gene encoding 2-C-methyl-D-erythritol 4-phosphate cytidylyltransferase has translation MTWAVLPAAGRGTRFGAGRPKQYLEAAGELLIAHALQALFAHPAVQGAVVVLAADDTLWPGWTEYAGRPLLTCTGGASRAASVLAGLQALPADVRADDFVLVHDAARPNLGLADLAALLERGREDPVGAILAAPVRDTLKRAGDDGGIDGTEPRERLWRALTPQLFRRLQLTRALSAAEDAGVEITDEAMAMERQGARPLLVEGSEDNFKITTPADLERFEFVLSRRGA, from the coding sequence ATGACCTGGGCGGTGCTTCCGGCGGCCGGTCGCGGCACCCGCTTCGGCGCCGGGCGGCCCAAGCAGTATCTCGAGGCCGCTGGCGAGTTGCTGATCGCGCATGCATTGCAGGCGCTGTTCGCGCACCCGGCGGTGCAGGGCGCGGTGGTCGTGCTCGCGGCCGACGACACCCTGTGGCCGGGCTGGACGGAGTACGCCGGCCGGCCGCTGCTCACCTGCACGGGCGGCGCCTCGCGCGCGGCCTCGGTGCTCGCCGGCCTGCAGGCACTGCCTGCCGACGTGCGCGCCGATGATTTCGTCCTCGTCCACGATGCGGCGCGACCGAACCTCGGGCTGGCCGATCTTGCCGCCCTGCTTGAACGCGGACGCGAGGATCCGGTGGGTGCGATCCTCGCCGCGCCGGTGCGCGACACCCTCAAGCGTGCCGGTGACGATGGCGGCATCGACGGCACCGAACCGCGCGAGCGCCTGTGGCGCGCGCTGACCCCGCAACTGTTCCGCCGCCTGCAACTCACCCGCGCGCTGAGCGCCGCCGAAGACGCCGGTGTCGAGATCACCGACGAGGCGATGGCGATGGAGCGCCAGGGCGCGCGTCCGCTGCTGGTCGAGGGCAGCGAGGACAACTTCAAGATCACGACGCCCGCCGACCTGGAACGCTTCGAGTTCGTGCTGTCGCGGCGCGGTGCTTGA
- the ispF gene encoding 2-C-methyl-D-erythritol 2,4-cyclodiphosphate synthase, translated as MPAIPPIRIGQGYDVHAFGEGDHVVVGGVRIPHECGLVAHSDGDVAIHALCDAMLGALALGDIGVHFPPSDPQWKDADSRAFLRHCAALIAERGWRVGNADITVVCERPKIGPHAQDMREAMAVDLGIDAGAISVKATTSEKMGFIGRGEGIAAQVVCLLVAQ; from the coding sequence ATGCCAGCCATTCCCCCCATCCGCATCGGCCAGGGATACGACGTCCACGCCTTCGGCGAGGGCGACCACGTCGTGGTTGGCGGCGTGCGCATTCCGCATGAGTGCGGGCTGGTCGCGCACAGCGATGGCGACGTCGCCATCCACGCGCTGTGCGACGCGATGCTCGGCGCGCTGGCACTGGGCGATATCGGCGTGCACTTCCCGCCATCCGACCCGCAGTGGAAAGATGCCGACAGCCGCGCGTTCCTGCGCCACTGCGCCGCGCTGATCGCCGAACGCGGCTGGCGCGTGGGCAATGCCGACATCACCGTGGTCTGCGAACGGCCGAAGATCGGCCCGCACGCACAGGACATGCGCGAGGCGATGGCCGTGGACCTCGGCATCGACGCCGGTGCGATCAGCGTCAAGGCCACCACCAGCGAGAAGATGGGTTTCATCGGTCGCGGCGAGGGCATCGCCGCGCAGGTGGTCTGCCTGCTGGTCGCGCAGTGA
- the truD gene encoding tRNA pseudouridine(13) synthase TruD, giving the protein MTTAAAQLPHALGGPVLEARIRAQDEDFRVDEVDAFEASGAGEHLLLTVEKRGMNTAFAARALAAWAGIEVDAIGYAGLKDRHAITRQRFTLHLPGREAPALDTLQVQGLRVLEAHRHSRKLPRGALAGNAFVLVLREVRGDRDAAEARLAALAARGVPNYFGEQRFGRGGANVTQALAMFASAGGRSGRRMRREERSMLISAARSELFNRVLALRVEQDCWDRALEGEVWMLDGSRSVFGPEPLDDSLMTRLAAFDIHPTAPLWGRGESRATGAALRLECDALGAEEALALRAGLEREGLKQERRATRLRPQDLAWDWRGDDVLELRFALPPGAYATTVLRELVTTVGSLD; this is encoded by the coding sequence GTGACGACCGCGGCCGCGCAATTGCCCCATGCGCTCGGCGGGCCGGTACTGGAAGCGCGTATCCGCGCGCAGGACGAGGACTTCCGCGTCGACGAGGTGGATGCGTTCGAGGCCAGCGGCGCCGGTGAACACCTGTTGCTGACGGTGGAGAAGCGCGGCATGAACACCGCGTTCGCCGCGCGTGCCCTCGCCGCCTGGGCCGGCATCGAGGTCGACGCGATCGGCTACGCGGGCCTCAAGGACCGCCACGCGATCACGCGCCAGCGCTTCACCCTGCACCTGCCGGGTCGCGAGGCGCCGGCGCTCGACACGCTCCAGGTCCAGGGGCTGCGGGTGCTCGAGGCGCACCGGCATTCGCGCAAGTTGCCGCGTGGGGCGCTGGCCGGCAATGCCTTCGTGCTGGTGCTGCGCGAGGTGCGTGGCGATCGCGATGCCGCGGAGGCGCGGCTGGCCGCACTCGCTGCACGCGGGGTGCCGAACTACTTCGGCGAGCAGCGGTTCGGGCGCGGCGGCGCCAACGTGACGCAGGCGCTGGCGATGTTCGCCAGTGCAGGCGGCCGGTCCGGACGCCGCATGCGTCGCGAGGAGCGCTCGATGTTGATCTCCGCGGCGCGCTCGGAGCTGTTCAATCGCGTCCTCGCACTGCGTGTCGAACAGGACTGCTGGGACCGTGCGCTGGAAGGCGAGGTGTGGATGCTCGACGGCAGCCGCAGCGTGTTCGGGCCGGAGCCGCTGGACGACTCCCTGATGACGCGGCTGGCGGCGTTCGACATCCATCCTACCGCACCGCTGTGGGGGCGCGGCGAATCCAGGGCGACCGGTGCCGCGCTACGCCTCGAATGCGACGCGCTGGGCGCCGAGGAGGCGCTGGCGTTGCGTGCAGGGCTCGAACGCGAAGGCCTGAAGCAGGAGCGCCGCGCGACACGGCTGCGCCCGCAGGACCTGGCCTGGGACTGGCGCGGCGACGATGTGCTGGAACTGCGGTTCGCCCTGCCACCGGGTGCCTACGCGACGACCGTGCTGCGCGAACTCGTGACCACCGTCGGCAGCCTCGACTGA
- a CDS encoding Smr/MutS family protein, with amino-acid sequence MSTKRPPPDDDDAALFRAAIGPVREHTPTPAAPGLARPRPRPRARMAERDETEARGEFRRLLEDGPLEAGLLAGDSVGYRRDDVPPRVLKRLARGQYAAQDELDLHFANVVQAEAMLRQFLAEARDHGYGCVRVIHGKGRHADGTPVLKNLVDRLLRHRADVLAYHSAPPAQGGTGAVLVLLRPR; translated from the coding sequence ATGTCAACCAAACGCCCGCCGCCCGACGACGACGATGCCGCCCTGTTCCGCGCGGCGATCGGCCCGGTGCGCGAGCACACACCCACGCCTGCTGCGCCCGGGCTGGCGCGACCGCGACCCCGGCCACGCGCGCGCATGGCCGAGCGTGACGAAACCGAGGCGCGTGGCGAGTTTCGCAGGCTGCTCGAGGATGGACCGCTGGAAGCCGGACTGCTCGCCGGCGACAGCGTGGGCTACCGCCGCGACGACGTGCCGCCGCGGGTACTCAAGCGGCTCGCACGCGGGCAGTACGCGGCCCAGGACGAGCTCGACCTGCATTTCGCCAACGTGGTGCAGGCCGAAGCGATGCTGCGCCAGTTCCTCGCCGAGGCGCGCGACCACGGCTACGGCTGCGTGCGGGTGATCCACGGCAAGGGCCGACACGCCGATGGCACGCCGGTCCTGAAAAACCTGGTCGACCGGCTGCTGCGGCATCGCGCCGACGTGCTGGCCTATCATTCGGCACCGCCCGCCCAGGGGGGCACCGGCGCGGTACTGGTGCTGTTGCGACCGCGCTGA
- the surE gene encoding 5'/3'-nucleotidase SurE yields MRVLVSNDDGVDAPGIRILAEGLRGAGHDVLIVAPDRDRSGASNSLTLDMPLRVIQVDETTWRVHGTPTDCVHVAITGMLEIEPDIVVSGINNTANLGDDVIYSGTVAAAMEGRFLGLPAVAMSLVTRDHVGQHYETAARAAVEIVERLKADPLPADTILNVNVPDLPWSEIAGFEVTRLGNRHRAEPCVPLEDPRGRMWWWIGPAGAELDAGPGTDFHAVRTGNIAITPIHVDLTRYQALEQVASWVGGLAEELRNGKA; encoded by the coding sequence ATGCGAGTACTGGTGAGCAACGATGACGGCGTGGACGCGCCGGGCATCCGCATCCTTGCCGAGGGCCTGCGTGGCGCCGGCCACGACGTCCTGATCGTCGCCCCCGACCGCGACCGCTCCGGCGCCAGCAATTCGCTGACGCTGGACATGCCGCTGCGGGTGATCCAGGTCGACGAGACCACCTGGCGCGTGCACGGCACGCCCACCGACTGCGTGCATGTGGCGATCACCGGCATGCTCGAGATCGAGCCCGACATCGTCGTATCCGGCATCAACAACACCGCCAACCTCGGCGACGACGTCATCTACTCCGGCACCGTCGCCGCGGCGATGGAAGGCCGCTTCCTCGGCCTGCCCGCGGTGGCGATGTCGCTGGTGACACGCGACCACGTCGGCCAGCACTACGAGACCGCCGCGCGGGCCGCGGTGGAGATCGTGGAGCGCCTGAAGGCGGATCCGCTGCCTGCCGACACCATCCTCAACGTCAACGTGCCCGACCTGCCGTGGTCGGAGATCGCCGGTTTCGAGGTCACCCGCCTGGGCAACCGCCACCGCGCCGAGCCGTGCGTGCCGCTGGAGGATCCGCGCGGCCGCATGTGGTGGTGGATCGGCCCCGCCGGCGCCGAGCTCGACGCCGGCCCCGGCACCGACTTCCATGCCGTGCGTACCGGCAACATCGCGATTACCCCGATCCACGTCGACCTCACCCGCTACCAGGCGCTGGAGCAGGTGGCGAGCTGGGTCGGCGGGCTGGCCGAAGAACTGCGGAACGGCAAGGCATGA
- a CDS encoding protein-L-isoaspartate(D-aspartate) O-methyltransferase — translation MTPRLRLQPEALGVGMTSQRVRDRLIERLRDDGIVDERVLNAIRTVPRHLFVDEALATRAYENTALPIGHGQTISQPWVVARMTEVLLETAMPQKVLEIGTGSGYQAAILAALGVEVHTVERIGELLRIARKRFRSLGLNVRSKHDDGRIGWTENGPFDGIIVTAAAPALVDALTAQLAPGGVLVAPVGGSGGQTLVRLRRLADDTIERTDLAPVSFVPLLSGVLG, via the coding sequence ATGACCCCACGCCTGCGCCTGCAGCCCGAGGCACTCGGGGTCGGCATGACTTCGCAACGCGTGCGGGATCGCCTGATCGAGCGCCTGCGCGACGATGGCATCGTCGACGAGCGTGTGCTCAACGCCATCCGCACCGTGCCGCGCCATCTGTTCGTCGACGAGGCGCTGGCCACCCGCGCCTACGAGAACACCGCACTGCCGATCGGCCATGGCCAGACCATCTCGCAGCCGTGGGTGGTCGCGCGGATGACCGAGGTGCTGCTGGAGACCGCGATGCCGCAGAAGGTGCTGGAGATCGGCACCGGCTCCGGCTACCAGGCCGCGATCCTGGCTGCGCTCGGGGTCGAGGTGCATACCGTCGAGCGCATCGGCGAGCTGCTGCGCATCGCGCGCAAGCGCTTCCGCTCGCTCGGCCTCAACGTGCGCAGCAAGCACGACGACGGCCGCATCGGCTGGACCGAGAACGGGCCGTTCGACGGCATCATCGTCACCGCCGCCGCACCCGCGCTGGTGGACGCGCTCACTGCGCAGCTCGCGCCCGGTGGCGTGCTGGTGGCGCCGGTCGGCGGCAGCGGCGGGCAGACACTGGTGCGGCTGCGTCGCCTCGCCGACGACACCATCGAGCGCACCGACCTGGCGCCGGTGAGCTTCGTGCCGCTGCTGTCAGGCGTACTCGGCTGA
- a CDS encoding peptidoglycan DD-metalloendopeptidase family protein, with amino-acid sequence MPRHAFRIIAALAALALLSACGSSRVVREDGASSRPGTSVARPGQAVTVQRGDTLYRIATSNGVSPLDLATWNGIAAPYTIYPGQRLRLYPQGAATASRPATPPRTQGGGSTARPPSATPATPAPAPVRSSVAWRWPADGQLISRFTEGDPTRQGIGIAGASGQAVRAAGDGVVVYSGSGLVGYGELIIVKHDDNWLSAYGHNRSRLVNEGERVRGGQQIAEMGRSGAARDMLHFEIRHNGRPVDPLSYLPRR; translated from the coding sequence ATGCCACGCCACGCTTTCCGGATCATCGCCGCCCTCGCGGCACTGGCCTTGTTGAGCGCGTGCGGCAGCAGCCGGGTGGTGCGCGAGGACGGTGCGTCGTCGCGACCGGGCACGTCGGTCGCGCGTCCGGGGCAGGCGGTGACCGTCCAGCGCGGCGACACCCTGTACCGCATCGCGACCAGCAACGGCGTCAGCCCGCTCGATCTCGCGACCTGGAACGGCATCGCCGCGCCGTACACGATCTATCCGGGCCAGCGGTTGCGTCTGTATCCGCAGGGCGCGGCGACCGCGTCACGCCCTGCCACGCCGCCGCGCACCCAGGGCGGCGGCAGCACCGCCCGTCCGCCGAGCGCAACGCCGGCCACGCCCGCGCCCGCACCGGTGCGCAGCAGCGTGGCCTGGCGCTGGCCGGCAGACGGCCAGCTGATCAGCCGTTTCACCGAGGGCGATCCGACCAGGCAGGGCATCGGCATCGCCGGCGCCAGTGGCCAGGCGGTGCGCGCCGCCGGCGACGGCGTGGTGGTGTACTCCGGGTCCGGTCTGGTCGGTTACGGCGAACTGATCATCGTCAAGCATGACGACAACTGGCTGTCGGCCTATGGCCACAACCGCTCGCGTCTGGTCAACGAAGGCGAGCGCGTGCGCGGTGGCCAGCAGATCGCGGAGATGGGCCGCAGCGGCGCCGCGCGCGACATGCTGCACTTCGAGATCCGCCACAACGGCCGTCCGGTGGATCCGCTGTCGTACCTGCCGCGGCGCTGA
- a CDS encoding Mth938-like domain-containing protein → MQLTLENPDFDYFLRGANGSAALVNDRRLERSFIVAPDALVEDWNVASVGGLTVADLEPVLALQPEVVLLGSGSHQVFPPAEVLAACLARGIGMETMANDAVARTYQVLAGEGRRVVAAFVLSAA, encoded by the coding sequence ATGCAGCTGACACTCGAAAATCCGGACTTCGACTACTTCCTGCGCGGGGCCAACGGCAGCGCGGCCCTGGTCAACGACCGGCGCCTGGAGCGCAGCTTCATCGTTGCGCCCGATGCACTGGTGGAGGACTGGAACGTGGCGTCCGTGGGTGGGCTGACCGTGGCCGACCTCGAACCCGTGCTGGCGCTGCAACCGGAAGTGGTGCTGCTGGGATCGGGCAGCCACCAGGTGTTTCCGCCCGCCGAGGTGCTGGCCGCCTGCCTGGCGCGCGGGATCGGCATGGAAACGATGGCCAACGACGCGGTGGCGCGTACCTACCAGGTCCTGGCCGGCGAAGGCCGCCGGGTGGTGGCCGCGTTCGTGCTTTCGGCCGCTTGA
- the yhbY gene encoding ribosome assembly RNA-binding protein YhbY, translating into MSITLTASQTRFLRGQAHELRTVLQVGGKGVTDPLLAELDGLLEHHELLKVKVAAADRDERDALVDALVTGSGAALVQRIGNVAILYRPGKDKRRIVLPRP; encoded by the coding sequence ATGAGTATCACCCTCACTGCCTCCCAGACCCGATTCCTGCGCGGCCAGGCGCACGAGCTGCGTACCGTTCTTCAGGTGGGAGGCAAGGGCGTTACCGATCCATTGCTTGCGGAACTCGATGGCCTGCTCGAACACCACGAACTGCTCAAGGTGAAGGTGGCCGCGGCCGACCGCGACGAGCGCGACGCGCTGGTGGATGCCCTGGTGACCGGCAGTGGCGCGGCGCTGGTGCAGCGCATCGGCAACGTCGCGATCCTGTACCGACCGGGCAAGGACAAGCGCCGCATCGTGCTGCCGCGCCCCTGA
- the rlmE gene encoding 23S rRNA (uridine(2552)-2'-O)-methyltransferase RlmE codes for MSSRSKSSQRWLKEHFSDPFVKRAQSEGMRSRAAYKLEELVERDRLLKPGMTVVDLGAAPGGWSQWVRHALGDSGRVIALDILEMPPLAGVEFLHGDFREDAVLSGLEAMLDGRPVDLVLSDMAPNKSGMDAVDQPRAMHLAELAMTFADDHLRPGGAFLIKLFQGVGFDDYVRDLRRRYDKVVIRKPAASRQRSPEVYALAQGKRAATK; via the coding sequence ATGTCGTCGCGCAGCAAAAGCAGTCAACGCTGGCTCAAGGAGCACTTCTCCGATCCGTTCGTGAAGCGGGCACAGTCGGAGGGGATGCGCTCGCGCGCGGCCTACAAGCTCGAGGAGCTGGTCGAACGCGACCGCCTGCTCAAGCCCGGGATGACGGTGGTCGACCTCGGCGCCGCCCCTGGTGGCTGGTCGCAGTGGGTCCGCCATGCGCTTGGCGACAGTGGCCGCGTCATCGCCCTCGACATCCTCGAGATGCCACCGCTGGCCGGGGTGGAGTTTCTTCATGGGGATTTCAGGGAGGATGCGGTGTTATCGGGCCTCGAGGCCATGCTGGATGGTCGCCCGGTAGACCTTGTGTTGTCGGACATGGCCCCCAACAAGAGTGGTATGGACGCCGTCGACCAGCCCCGCGCCATGCACCTGGCCGAGCTGGCGATGACCTTCGCCGACGACCACCTCCGCCCCGGTGGCGCCTTCCTCATCAAACTGTTCCAGGGCGTGGGTTTCGACGACTACGTCCGCGACCTGCGCCGCCGCTACGACAAGGTGGTGATCCGCAAGCCCGCGGCATCGCGGCAACGCTCCCCCGAGGTCTATGCACTGGCCCAGGGCAAGCGCGCCGCGACGAAGTGA
- the ftsH gene encoding ATP-dependent zinc metalloprotease FtsH has translation MNDLVKNLMLWVVVAVVLMVVFQSFSPRTVGTQEVVYSQFMEEVRRDRVNKVDIAEDERSISFERADGTRGTVIAPRRDEGLMNDLINHGVEIRQAPPSSGPSLLYILINFLPVLLIIGFFLFMMRQMQQGGGKGAMSFGKSRAKLLSEDQTKITFADVAGCDEAKEEVSELVEFLRDPSRFQRLGGKIPRGVLMVGPPGTGKTLLAKAIAGEAKVPFFSISGSDFVEMFVGVGASRVRDMFEQAKKQAPCIIFIDEIDAVGRHRGAGLGGGHDEREQTLNQLLVEMDGFEGGEGVIVIAATNRPDVLDPALLRPGRFDRQVVVGLPDVKGREQILKVHMRKVPLDDDVDALIVARGTPGFSGADLANLVNEAALFAARENAKDVRMDHFDRARDKILMGAERRSMAMSEEEKTLTAYHEAGHAIVGRLVPEHDPVYKVTIIPRGRALGVTMYLPEGDKYSMNKVAIESQLCSLYGGRVAEELIFGEDKVTTGASNDIERATKMARNMVTKWGLSDELGPIAYGEEDDEVFLGRSVTQHKSVSDDTARRIDEVVRSILDKAYSRTTEILTANIDKLHAMSKLLLEYETIDVPQIDAIMEGRDPPPPMGWNKSGRGDDDGDGRGGEPRAATPIGGPAEQT, from the coding sequence ATGAACGATCTCGTCAAGAATCTGATGCTCTGGGTCGTCGTCGCCGTCGTACTGATGGTGGTGTTCCAGAGCTTCAGCCCACGCACGGTCGGCACCCAGGAAGTGGTGTACTCGCAGTTCATGGAGGAAGTACGGCGCGACCGCGTCAACAAGGTCGACATCGCCGAGGACGAGCGTTCGATCTCGTTCGAGCGCGCCGACGGCACGCGCGGCACCGTGATCGCGCCGCGTCGCGACGAAGGGTTGATGAACGACCTGATCAACCACGGCGTCGAGATCCGCCAGGCGCCGCCGTCGAGCGGCCCCTCGCTGCTCTATATCCTCATCAACTTCCTGCCGGTGCTGCTGATCATCGGCTTCTTCCTGTTCATGATGCGGCAGATGCAGCAGGGCGGCGGCAAGGGCGCGATGTCGTTCGGCAAGTCGCGGGCGAAGCTGCTGTCGGAAGACCAGACCAAGATCACCTTCGCCGACGTCGCCGGCTGCGACGAGGCCAAGGAAGAAGTGTCGGAGCTGGTCGAGTTCCTGCGCGATCCGTCGCGGTTCCAGCGCCTCGGCGGCAAGATCCCGCGCGGCGTGCTGATGGTTGGCCCGCCGGGTACCGGCAAGACGCTGCTGGCCAAGGCCATCGCCGGCGAGGCCAAGGTGCCGTTCTTCTCGATCTCCGGTTCGGATTTCGTCGAGATGTTCGTCGGCGTCGGCGCCAGCCGCGTGCGCGACATGTTCGAGCAGGCCAAGAAGCAGGCGCCGTGCATCATCTTCATCGACGAGATCGACGCCGTCGGCCGCCATCGCGGTGCCGGCCTGGGCGGCGGCCATGACGAGCGCGAGCAGACCCTCAACCAGCTGCTGGTCGAGATGGACGGCTTCGAGGGCGGCGAGGGCGTGATCGTCATCGCCGCGACCAACCGTCCTGACGTCCTCGATCCGGCGCTGCTGCGTCCGGGCCGCTTCGACCGCCAGGTCGTGGTCGGCCTGCCCGACGTCAAGGGCCGCGAGCAGATCCTCAAGGTGCACATGCGCAAAGTGCCGCTCGACGACGATGTCGACGCGCTGATCGTTGCGCGTGGTACGCCGGGCTTCTCCGGCGCCGACCTCGCCAACCTCGTCAACGAGGCGGCGCTGTTCGCCGCGCGCGAGAACGCGAAGGACGTCCGCATGGACCACTTCGACCGTGCCCGCGATAAGATCCTGATGGGTGCCGAGCGCCGCTCGATGGCGATGAGCGAGGAAGAAAAGACCCTTACTGCATACCACGAGGCCGGCCATGCCATCGTCGGCCGCCTGGTGCCGGAACACGACCCGGTCTACAAGGTCACGATCATCCCGCGCGGCCGCGCGCTCGGCGTGACCATGTACCTGCCCGAGGGCGACAAATACTCGATGAACAAGGTCGCGATCGAGTCACAGCTGTGCTCGCTGTATGGCGGGCGCGTCGCCGAGGAACTGATCTTCGGCGAGGACAAGGTCACCACGGGCGCATCCAACGACATCGAGCGCGCGACCAAGATGGCGCGCAACATGGTCACCAAGTGGGGCCTGTCCGACGAACTCGGCCCGATCGCCTATGGCGAGGAGGACGACGAGGTGTTCCTCGGCCGCTCGGTCACCCAGCACAAGAGCGTGTCCGACGACACCGCGCGCCGGATCGACGAGGTGGTGCGTTCGATCCTCGACAAGGCCTACAGCCGCACGACCGAGATCCTGACCGCCAACATCGACAAGCTGCATGCGATGTCGAAGCTGCTGCTCGAGTACGAGACCATCGACGTGCCGCAGATCGACGCGATCATGGAAGGCCGCGATCCGCCGCCGCCGATGGGCTGGAACAAGTCCGGCCGTGGCGACGACGACGGTGACGGGCGTGGTGGCGAGCCGCGCGCGGCAACACCGATCGGCGGGCCCGCCGAACAGACCTGA
- the folP gene encoding dihydropteroate synthase, translating into MFDTVAQLDCRGRVLRLDRPQVMGIVNVTPDSFSDGGRHDDVDAAVAHGLKLVEEGADVLDIGGESTRPGSGEVPVDEEVRRVVPVIERLHARTAVPISIDTSKPEVMRAAVAAGAGMINDVYGLRREGALGAAAESGAVVVLMHMLGEPRSMQEAPRYDDVVGEVHRFLAERIFAAEMAGIERRRIVADPGFGFGKTLEHNLVLLARLEKFLELGVPVLAGLSRKRSIGELTGRDVPDTRVAGSVAAHLIAAQRGAMLLRVHDVAATVDALKVWNAVAAVPMPRDTSSAPPAIRWPDEL; encoded by the coding sequence ATGTTCGATACCGTCGCGCAGCTCGATTGCCGTGGCCGCGTGCTGCGGCTCGATCGCCCGCAGGTGATGGGCATCGTCAACGTCACCCCGGATTCGTTCTCCGATGGCGGCCGCCACGACGACGTCGACGCCGCGGTCGCGCACGGCCTGAAGCTGGTGGAGGAGGGCGCGGACGTCCTCGACATCGGCGGCGAGTCCACCCGTCCCGGTTCCGGCGAAGTACCGGTGGACGAGGAAGTGCGGCGGGTGGTGCCGGTCATCGAGCGCCTGCACGCGCGGACCGCGGTGCCGATCAGCATCGATACCTCGAAGCCCGAGGTGATGCGCGCCGCGGTGGCCGCGGGCGCCGGCATGATCAACGATGTCTACGGCCTGCGCCGCGAGGGCGCGCTCGGGGCCGCGGCCGAAAGCGGCGCGGTCGTGGTGCTGATGCACATGCTCGGCGAGCCGCGTTCGATGCAGGAGGCGCCGCGGTACGACGACGTCGTCGGCGAGGTGCATCGCTTCCTCGCCGAACGGATCTTCGCCGCCGAGATGGCCGGCATCGAACGCAGGCGCATCGTTGCCGATCCGGGCTTCGGATTCGGCAAGACGCTCGAGCACAACCTCGTGCTGCTGGCGCGGCTGGAGAAGTTCCTCGAACTCGGCGTGCCGGTGCTGGCGGGGCTGTCGCGCAAGCGCAGCATCGGCGAGCTCACCGGGCGCGATGTCCCGGATACCCGCGTGGCGGGTTCGGTCGCCGCCCACCTGATCGCCGCGCAACGCGGCGCGATGCTGCTGCGCGTCCACGACGTCGCCGCAACCGTGGATGCGCTGAAGGTGTGGAACGCGGTCGCCGCGGTGCCGATGCCACGTGATACGTCGAGTGCGCCGCCGGCGATCCGTTGGCCCGACGAGCTGTAA